The window tcaaatttcttcttTACTGGAGATGTTTTGTTTGTTAACAATACGGAACATGCGCCTTTACTTTGATTTTGACGACAAAATCTCAAGTGGCTAATCTAACTAAATAGTATATCTGAGCTGCTTTGTAGATTTGCAGCAGAGGTTTTCCATGGCTTACAAGAGCGAGTGATGAGTACAGCTTCTAGAAGTCATAAATTGATGGTTCGCGTGCAAAACATTGAAGCTGCGCTACCTCCTCTTGAAAAGGTGGTGCTTGCCCAAACAAGCCACATACATTTTGCTTACACACCTGGTATGGCTCGTTACCTGATATAAAAgccattctctcttttttatttagcctCTCCTGAGAATTTCTGATTTGATTTAAATCCACCTTGTATGCTCTGGCTCTCTTGGCTTAAGCCTGTTTGGTTATCATATCTTTTATGCTATTCATGGCTACCTCAGCATAGCTGTTACAACCTCGACGCTTTGGATCATCAATTGTCTAGTGCACTTCCATGGTACCTATATGCTTAGTATTCAATTCATGTCTGTATCTATTATTACTAGTTTTGAGATATTTGAGCATATAAAGAACTTGTAGAGGTTTGGCAACTTCCATTTACCCTCTGTTCACTTGTCTTGTCTCAAGTTGTTATTAGAAGCTTACGGTGCCCCATATGCCATAATCAAGTCTctatttctgttattttttgcATGAATCTCTAGTTATTCAAATGCTGATGAAAAACAGCTATCTTGCAGGTTCTGAGTGGCATCCTTGtattcaaaacaaacaaaatcatttcATCTACAATGACCTGCCGCGATTCATTATGGACTCCTATGAAGAATGTCGTGATCCTCCACGTTTGCATTTGCTTGACAAGTATGGTCATCCCCATCTCCTTAGCCTCCCGAGTGAATTGATTGGTGTTTTTGAATAATGAAGTTCAATTTGATCCTAGATACTAACTCGTTTTGGTATGCCATTCAGATTTGATACTGGTGGGCCAGGGTCCTGTTTAAAGAGATATTCGGATCCGGCCTACTTTAGGAGAGTATCTGGTAATGTCACGGGACCGGATGCTGAGAAACTCCCAAAAGATAAGATAGCTCGGAAAAGCAAGGTGATATTTTTTCCTATAACAAATTTCAGCCATTGTGAAAAGTGTCTTTCTATTGATTAGGTCTGATCCTGTGATATTagtcttgaatttatttaatgaacTAATTTTCTCCATAATTACAATTAAcggggaaaatattttttcaacaacttATTGTTGCATGTTCctccaaacttttttttgtgGATGACAAGCGTTCTTGCTCATTATACTGACTTCTCAGGTTTTCACTgagatattaatttatttcattatcctCGCCCAGCATATGCTTAATAAAATAGTTGCTCTGAGTtttgcttccttttctttttcttcttttttttttctctttcaaatttcACTGATTGTAAATgtcaaaataaacagaaaaaacatTCATCACCAAGGAATGGAGACGTGGCCCATTATGCATCAATGTCAAATCATAGTGGCAGGTATTGTATCTTTATGAAGGAAGCTAGTGTTGTCATGTTTAATTGGATGAAATTAATGTGTACATGGTATTTGCTCTGTAGAATGCAATTTTCCACTCCAAATGGCAATGGGCAGACCTCTCCTTCTCATACAACTTCTACAATTGACACGACGTTAAAATCTGATGCGGGTGATCATTCAAATTCTTTTGATTCAAGAACCGGGTCAGGGTATATTGAATGTGTGTTCCATCTAAATTCCTCTGTGCAAGCTGAAGAAGAGGAACCTAAGGAATTCTCTTCAAGGTTCATGCAGCAGAATGATGTCCCTGATTCAGTTTTTCCTGATCGACAACCTGGGATGGTAGATAACAATTTTCATCACACTTCATCACCAGAGCAGATTGCTGCCCCTATTTCATCTTTTGTTACTTGGgatgaaaaggaagaaatagTGGAGCCTAGTGGTCAGCAAtatgatgaagatgaaatttCAGAGGTGCTCGCAGCAGAGCCTGACCTAAATACACACGATAGATCAACTGTCAATCTTAAAAATCCTAATCCTCTGGATATTGTACTTGATGGTGCAAATACACCAAAATCAAGCTCTAGCAGGAGCCAGCTTGATGAGGTTGAAAGCGAGCCAGATGATTTCATGGATGCACTGAACACCATAGAGTCAGAATCTGAAAATGACATCGATTGCCAAACAAAATGTGAAGTGGAGCAATTTTCCTCCAGTGTTAACAATGAAGTTGAGGAGACAATACTCGAGGTAACATCACATATTTCAGACCATCATCCATCTGAATATGAATCTTGTACCTTATCTGTAATTTCCTCAAATGAAAAATCTCCCTGTGAGTTACCCAGCTCAGTTTCCTTGAAGAGTTTTGCCTATGAACAGGAATCTCATGTATCTGGAAATTCTTCTAAGCTGGACAGTTCACCAGGCATTGAATGTTCTACAAGTGCTAATGTCCTAGATAATTCAAAAGTAGAATCTGTTAGTGATCCTCCTTCATCTTCTGTCTCTACGACTTCAATTTCAAATGCAGAAGGGCCATTGAGTGATAAAATCATAAGTAGTTCCAACAAGTCTCAAGAAtctcaaaatgatttttctagTGTTCAGTCTACTACATTCTGGACAAATGGTGGCCTGTTAGGACTTGAGCCTTCAAAGCCTCCAGATTTTGCTGTATCAAATGCTAAAAGTCCAGATTCTGTGACCAGAAGTAAAGATGAGACAGGGCTGCCTACAAATCACGCTTCCATGCCAATCAATGATGGAGGAAAACCTGGCAGATTGATCAAGGATGCAGGAAGCATCGAAAGGGCTCGAACTTCCAAAGGCTCCACATCATGGCATGATGATCAAGATTCCAAAGTTGAAAAACCTGGTGATTTTCATCAAGGCAATAGA of the Populus nigra chromosome 7, ddPopNigr1.1, whole genome shotgun sequence genome contains:
- the LOC133698327 gene encoding protein SCAR3-like isoform X2, with the translated sequence MPLVRFEVRNEYGLGQGELYREANSEGDSKAVLDGVAVAGLVGILRQLGDLAEFAAEVFHGLQERVMSTASRSHKLMVRVQNIEAALPPLEKVVLAQTSHIHFAYTPGSEWHPCIQNKQNHFIYNDLPRFIMDSYEECRDPPRLHLLDKFDTGGPGSCLKRYSDPAYFRRVSGNVTGPDAEKLPKDKIARKSKKKHSSPRNGDVAHYASMSNHSGRMQFSTPNGNGQTSPSHTTSTIDTTLKSDAGDHSNSFDSRTGSGYIECVFHLNSSVQAEEEEPKEFSSRFMQQNDVPDSVFPDRQPGMVDNNFHHTSSPEQIAAPISSFVTWDEKEEIVEPSGQQYDEDEISEVLAAEPDLNTHDRSTVNLKNPNPLDIVLDGANTPKSSSSRSQLDEVESEPDDFMDALNTIESESENDIDCQTKCEVEQFSSSVNNEVEETILEESHVSGNSSKLDSSPGIECSTSANVLDNSKVESVSDPPSSSVSTTSISNAEGPLSDKIISSSNKSQESQNDFSSVQSTTFWTNGGLLGLEPSKPPDFAVSNAKSPDSVTRSKDETGLPTNHASMPINDGGKPGRLIKDAGSIERARTSKGSTSWHDDQDSKVEKPGDFHQGNRISHGYEDGRNITSAVTPGNELQHDSYPKVPPIESSQENDENSYQRLGFGHRLLVNGFSRKVSLVHDGEFEPARLLRSGALEQQSWHNEVTYQATPEKAYNKQLGHKYSIDSITSSPPLEHMKISFQPIDGFEDSKLKLKFPDGNHGNESIRDMFPSFQLIPETAIPLCNVGSDSDDDTFCRSSPYMSDDHLSHHSESDSEQWDSDDSPESKDDELYDALRRISPVESLSSSLQPGEAGNNQSTYTENGTDPSLSASSLDLPCFDAMNSVVYGEKKDNLHERNQQELEYLKDSTPLPPPLPPVQWRVSKPNSDISEGKLHALSEGHEHGFDIKPLESTVPQQPKPSPADDHKMNEDTIAFKPKSKELDQQKLNCHKEANQYANGKDIDEKDDFLHQIRTKSFTLRRTGKAKPSLSSGPTANNKVSAILEKANAIRQAVASDDGEDDDTWSDT
- the LOC133698327 gene encoding protein SCAR3-like isoform X1, producing MPLVRFEVRNEYGLGQGELYREANSEGDSKAVLDGVAVAGLVGILRQLGDLAEFAAEVFHGLQERVMSTASRSHKLMVRVQNIEAALPPLEKVVLAQTSHIHFAYTPGSEWHPCIQNKQNHFIYNDLPRFIMDSYEECRDPPRLHLLDKFDTGGPGSCLKRYSDPAYFRRVSGNVTGPDAEKLPKDKIARKSKKKHSSPRNGDVAHYASMSNHSGRMQFSTPNGNGQTSPSHTTSTIDTTLKSDAGDHSNSFDSRTGSGYIECVFHLNSSVQAEEEEPKEFSSRFMQQNDVPDSVFPDRQPGMVDNNFHHTSSPEQIAAPISSFVTWDEKEEIVEPSGQQYDEDEISEVLAAEPDLNTHDRSTVNLKNPNPLDIVLDGANTPKSSSSRSQLDEVESEPDDFMDALNTIESESENDIDCQTKCEVEQFSSSVNNEVEETILEVTSHISDHHPSEYESCTLSVISSNEKSPCELPSSVSLKSFAYEQESHVSGNSSKLDSSPGIECSTSANVLDNSKVESVSDPPSSSVSTTSISNAEGPLSDKIISSSNKSQESQNDFSSVQSTTFWTNGGLLGLEPSKPPDFAVSNAKSPDSVTRSKDETGLPTNHASMPINDGGKPGRLIKDAGSIERARTSKGSTSWHDDQDSKVEKPGDFHQGNRISHGYEDGRNITSAVTPGNELQHDSYPKVPPIESSQENDENSYQRLGFGHRLLVNGFSRKVSLVHDGEFEPARLLRSGALEQQSWHNEVTYQATPEKAYNKQLGHKYSIDSITSSPPLEHMKISFQPIDGFEDSKLKLKFPDGNHGNESIRDMFPSFQLIPETAIPLCNVGSDSDDDTFCRSSPYMSDDHLSHHSESDSEQWDSDDSPESKDDELYDALRRISPVESLSSSLQPGEAGNNQSTYTENGTDPSLSASSLDLPCFDAMNSVVYGEKKDNLHERNQQELEYLKDSTPLPPPLPPVQWRVSKPNSDISEGKLHALSEGHEHGFDIKPLESTVPQQPKPSPADDHKMNEDTIAFKPKSKELDQQKLNCHKEANQYANGKDIDEKDDFLHQIRTKSFTLRRTGKAKPSLSSGPTANNKVSAILEKANAIRQAVASDDGEDDDTWSDT
- the LOC133698327 gene encoding protein SCAR1-like isoform X3; this encodes MLWLSWLKPVWLSYLLCYSWLPQHSCYNLDALDHQLSSALPCYLAGSEWHPCIQNKQNHFIYNDLPRFIMDSYEECRDPPRLHLLDKFDTGGPGSCLKRYSDPAYFRRVSGNVTGPDAEKLPKDKIARKSKKKHSSPRNGDVAHYASMSNHSGRMQFSTPNGNGQTSPSHTTSTIDTTLKSDAGDHSNSFDSRTGSGYIECVFHLNSSVQAEEEEPKEFSSRFMQQNDVPDSVFPDRQPGMVDNNFHHTSSPEQIAAPISSFVTWDEKEEIVEPSGQQYDEDEISEVLAAEPDLNTHDRSTVNLKNPNPLDIVLDGANTPKSSSSRSQLDEVESEPDDFMDALNTIESESENDIDCQTKCEVEQFSSSVNNEVEETILEVTSHISDHHPSEYESCTLSVISSNEKSPCELPSSVSLKSFAYEQESHVSGNSSKLDSSPGIECSTSANVLDNSKVESVSDPPSSSVSTTSISNAEGPLSDKIISSSNKSQESQNDFSSVQSTTFWTNGGLLGLEPSKPPDFAVSNAKSPDSVTRSKDETGLPTNHASMPINDGGKPGRLIKDAGSIERARTSKGSTSWHDDQDSKVEKPGDFHQGNRISHGYEDGRNITSAVTPGNELQHDSYPKVPPIESSQENDENSYQRLGFGHRLLVNGFSRKVSLVHDGEFEPARLLRSGALEQQSWHNEVTYQATPEKAYNKQLGHKYSIDSITSSPPLEHMKISFQPIDGFEDSKLKLKFPDGNHGNESIRDMFPSFQLIPETAIPLCNVGSDSDDDTFCRSSPYMSDDHLSHHSESDSEQWDSDDSPESKDDELYDALRRISPVESLSSSLQPGEAGNNQSTYTENGTDPSLSASSLDLPCFDAMNSVVYGEKKDNLHERNQQELEYLKDSTPLPPPLPPVQWRVSKPNSDISEGKLHALSEGHEHGFDIKPLESTVPQQPKPSPADDHKMNEDTIAFKPKSKELDQQKLNCHKEANQYANGKDIDEKDDFLHQIRTKSFTLRRTGKAKPSLSSGPTANNKVSAILEKANAIRQAVASDDGEDDDTWSDT
- the LOC133698327 gene encoding protein SCAR3-like isoform X4, giving the protein MDSYEECRDPPRLHLLDKFDTGGPGSCLKRYSDPAYFRRVSGNVTGPDAEKLPKDKIARKSKKKHSSPRNGDVAHYASMSNHSGRMQFSTPNGNGQTSPSHTTSTIDTTLKSDAGDHSNSFDSRTGSGYIECVFHLNSSVQAEEEEPKEFSSRFMQQNDVPDSVFPDRQPGMVDNNFHHTSSPEQIAAPISSFVTWDEKEEIVEPSGQQYDEDEISEVLAAEPDLNTHDRSTVNLKNPNPLDIVLDGANTPKSSSSRSQLDEVESEPDDFMDALNTIESESENDIDCQTKCEVEQFSSSVNNEVEETILEVTSHISDHHPSEYESCTLSVISSNEKSPCELPSSVSLKSFAYEQESHVSGNSSKLDSSPGIECSTSANVLDNSKVESVSDPPSSSVSTTSISNAEGPLSDKIISSSNKSQESQNDFSSVQSTTFWTNGGLLGLEPSKPPDFAVSNAKSPDSVTRSKDETGLPTNHASMPINDGGKPGRLIKDAGSIERARTSKGSTSWHDDQDSKVEKPGDFHQGNRISHGYEDGRNITSAVTPGNELQHDSYPKVPPIESSQENDENSYQRLGFGHRLLVNGFSRKVSLVHDGEFEPARLLRSGALEQQSWHNEVTYQATPEKAYNKQLGHKYSIDSITSSPPLEHMKISFQPIDGFEDSKLKLKFPDGNHGNESIRDMFPSFQLIPETAIPLCNVGSDSDDDTFCRSSPYMSDDHLSHHSESDSEQWDSDDSPESKDDELYDALRRISPVESLSSSLQPGEAGNNQSTYTENGTDPSLSASSLDLPCFDAMNSVVYGEKKDNLHERNQQELEYLKDSTPLPPPLPPVQWRVSKPNSDISEGKLHALSEGHEHGFDIKPLESTVPQQPKPSPADDHKMNEDTIAFKPKSKELDQQKLNCHKEANQYANGKDIDEKDDFLHQIRTKSFTLRRTGKAKPSLSSGPTANNKVSAILEKANAIRQAVASDDGEDDDTWSDT